The following coding sequences are from one Selenomonas sputigena ATCC 35185 window:
- the truB gene encoding tRNA pseudouridine(55) synthase TruB — translation MAAGFLNVLKPPGMSSHDVVGQVRKIFHTKRVGHAGTLDPGAAGVLPVALGNAARLVEYMSSTDKSYRLELLLGFSTDTGDDSGKIIECVEDFTLPKREELLASLQDFLGVIQQRPPVYSAIKLQGKRAYQLARENQTVEMPLRQVTIRALRLIAFHDSRIVLDMDCSKGTYVRSFCRDFGESLKIPATMGFLLRTRVGNFHLHDAFSLEELARSGEAALLPAEKAVEHLPRFDMPEHRITAFVNGLSTGNIDFDAEESILRVYGRNRFLGMGRYEAAKRELYPIKVFREMSD, via the coding sequence ATGGCAGCGGGCTTTCTCAATGTGCTGAAGCCTCCGGGCATGTCCTCGCATGATGTTGTGGGACAGGTTCGCAAAATCTTCCATACGAAGCGTGTGGGGCATGCGGGAACCCTTGATCCGGGCGCCGCAGGCGTCCTGCCCGTCGCTCTTGGCAATGCTGCGCGGCTTGTCGAGTACATGTCCTCAACCGATAAATCTTACCGGCTGGAGTTGCTGCTTGGCTTTTCTACAGACACGGGCGATGACAGCGGCAAGATCATCGAGTGCGTGGAAGACTTCACCTTGCCGAAACGAGAGGAACTGCTTGCCTCTTTGCAAGATTTTCTCGGCGTCATCCAACAGCGTCCCCCCGTTTATTCAGCAATTAAACTGCAAGGGAAGAGGGCATATCAGCTCGCACGCGAAAATCAGACTGTAGAGATGCCCTTGCGACAAGTGACGATTCGTGCTTTGCGCCTTATTGCATTCCATGATTCACGCATCGTTCTCGATATGGACTGCTCGAAGGGCACCTACGTGCGCAGTTTTTGCCGTGATTTTGGCGAGAGCCTAAAGATTCCCGCCACGATGGGATTTCTGCTGCGCACGCGCGTCGGCAATTTTCATCTACATGACGCCTTTTCCTTGGAAGAGCTTGCACGCTCAGGTGAAGCTGCGCTCCTTCCCGCGGAGAAGGCCGTCGAGCATCTGCCGCGCTTCGACATGCCGGAACATCGCATCACGGCTTTCGTCAACGGACTCTCGACGGGCAACATAGATTTCGACGCCGAGGAAAGCATCCTGCGTGTCTATGGAAGAAACCGCTTCCTTGGCATGGGACGCTATGAGGCGGCCAAGCGAGAGCTTTATCCGATCAAGGTCTTCCGAGAGATGTCGGATTGA
- a CDS encoding DHH family phosphoesterase, producing MRISLKEAGTLLQEAQNIVITAHVNPDGDAIGSSLGVMHYLRDLGKQVRVVIDDDIPRNFAFLNACDIIEKPTVAETGEKEPIDLLLILDTSIDRIGDVMEAFLPTRILNIDHHVTNALACPAVYLDADSAATAEIIYQLLQEMDAKITKDIAMAVYTGLATDTGFFRFPNTTPFTMRAAADLLERGAEPGIISEAVEAKPFVRVISMAKALEGAELLFGGKLAGIFLDRAAAESLDSTEGLIDSLRVIEGTDVSVLLKWKEDGVFRISMRSKKTNVSKVAAAFSGGGHERAAGCTLKMNFIEAKRTILEALEKAMET from the coding sequence ATGCGGATTTCATTAAAAGAAGCCGGCACATTGCTTCAGGAAGCGCAGAACATCGTCATTACGGCGCATGTCAATCCCGATGGAGACGCCATCGGATCGTCCTTGGGGGTCATGCACTATTTGCGCGATCTGGGAAAGCAGGTGCGCGTCGTCATCGATGACGATATCCCGAGGAATTTCGCCTTTCTCAATGCCTGTGATATCATCGAAAAGCCGACAGTTGCTGAAACTGGCGAAAAAGAGCCAATCGACCTGCTGCTCATTCTCGATACGAGCATTGATCGCATAGGCGATGTGATGGAGGCCTTTTTGCCGACGCGGATCCTCAATATCGATCATCATGTCACGAATGCTCTTGCTTGTCCGGCGGTCTATCTCGACGCGGACAGCGCGGCAACGGCAGAAATCATCTATCAGTTGCTGCAGGAAATGGATGCAAAAATCACGAAGGACATCGCTATGGCAGTCTATACGGGACTGGCAACGGATACGGGATTTTTCCGCTTTCCCAATACGACGCCCTTCACCATGCGTGCAGCAGCCGACCTTTTGGAACGCGGTGCAGAACCGGGCATCATATCGGAAGCCGTTGAAGCGAAGCCGTTTGTGCGCGTAATCAGCATGGCAAAGGCGCTCGAAGGGGCGGAGCTTCTTTTCGGCGGCAAACTTGCAGGCATCTTTCTCGATCGTGCTGCAGCTGAGTCGCTTGATTCCACAGAAGGCTTGATCGACTCTTTGCGCGTCATCGAGGGCACGGATGTTTCCGTTCTCTTGAAGTGGAAAGAGGACGGTGTTTTCCGCATCAGCATGCGTTCCAAAAAAACGAACGTCAGCAAGGTAGCTGCGGCCTTTTCTGGCGGCGGCCACGAGAGAGCGGCTGGCTGTACGCTCAAAATGAATTTTATCGAAGCGAAAAGGACAATTCTCGAAGCGCTTGAGAAAGCGATGGAAACGTGA
- the rbfA gene encoding 30S ribosome-binding factor RbfA encodes MSQLRIEKVQELMKQEISQIILQELKDPRIGFVTVTKVEMTGDLREAKIFVSIMGKDEALKDTLQGLKSSLGFIRREIGKRIRLRFTPEISFALDDSLAYSSHIQELLIGLNRNDKTEE; translated from the coding sequence TTGAGCCAGCTTCGCATAGAAAAGGTGCAGGAACTGATGAAGCAGGAAATCAGTCAGATTATCCTGCAGGAGTTGAAAGATCCGCGCATTGGCTTTGTCACTGTGACGAAAGTGGAGATGACTGGAGACCTTCGAGAAGCGAAGATTTTTGTGAGCATCATGGGAAAAGATGAGGCCTTGAAAGATACCTTGCAGGGACTCAAAAGCTCCTTGGGATTCATTCGGCGAGAAATCGGCAAACGCATACGACTGCGCTTTACGCCGGAGATTTCCTTTGCGCTCGACGATTCTCTTGCCTACAGCTCGCATATTCAAGAACTGTTGATAGGATTGAACAGGAACGACAAGACGGAAGAGTGA
- the infB gene encoding translation initiation factor IF-2 — MSKYRVYELAKEFHTESKVVLDILTRNKFRVANHMSSVGEEERAVVARAFAPKKTVSDAPKAPVTDAARKASQNKPRQQAQGQPQKNANDRKQNRSSNGSASAAATNRPRQGGAPQQKRGQGAASSNGSNATKRPPQDKRGGNTNQRNNNAQGSNRNRSGNAAGAGNANNAGGWNNRGGVNNRGKFGNKNNRGRNNQRQKQQAPKVEIAHPTHIKVGESIAVKDLASKMSYTATEVIKKLMLMGIMATINQEIDYETAALVAIEFGVTCEELPPETDPTEIPEIEDDPKSLVVRPPVVTVMGHVDHGKTSLLDAIRKTSVSTHEAGGITQHIGAYQVMCQGKKIVFLDTPGHEAFTAMRARGAQVTDIAILVVAADDGVMPQTVEAINHAKSAGVPIIVAINKIDKPGANPEHVKQELSEHELIPEDWGGDTIMVPVSAKQKQGINDLLEMVLLVAEVKELKANPNRDARGVIIEAQLDKGRGPVATVLVQNGTLRIGDSIIAGTTFGKVRAMINDRGENVKKAGPSVPVEVLGLSDVPEAGDVLASLDEKLARSIASKRIEKKRTELIRSKKVSLDDLFQQIQDGNIKDLNIVIKADVQGSVEALANSLLSLNKNDEVRVNIVHSGVGAVNESDVMLATASNALIIAFNVRPDANARRVADAESIDIRTYRVIYDALNDVKDAMSGMLAPKYKEVVQGKVEIRQVMKFSKALVAGSYVLEGKITNSSKIRILRDNIVAFDGELDSLRRFKDDVKEVAAGYECGITIKDYRDFQEGDIIEAYTMEEIETSITEANKEAAKRRDQQEQTKKDSPAENDA, encoded by the coding sequence ATGTCGAAGTATAGAGTTTATGAATTGGCAAAAGAGTTCCATACGGAAAGCAAAGTTGTCCTTGATATTTTGACGCGCAATAAATTCCGTGTGGCAAACCATATGAGCAGCGTTGGCGAAGAGGAGCGGGCGGTAGTTGCACGCGCTTTTGCACCGAAGAAGACCGTCTCTGACGCACCGAAGGCGCCTGTGACGGATGCAGCAAGAAAAGCGTCTCAAAATAAGCCGAGACAGCAAGCCCAAGGTCAACCACAAAAGAACGCGAATGACCGCAAACAGAATCGTAGCAGCAACGGCTCTGCTTCTGCTGCAGCGACGAACCGCCCGCGTCAAGGCGGTGCACCTCAGCAGAAACGCGGACAGGGAGCGGCCTCCTCAAACGGCTCCAACGCAACGAAGCGACCTCCGCAGGACAAGCGCGGCGGCAATACCAACCAGCGCAACAACAACGCACAGGGCAGCAATCGAAATCGCAGCGGCAATGCCGCAGGTGCTGGCAATGCGAATAATGCGGGTGGTTGGAATAATCGCGGCGGTGTCAACAATCGCGGCAAGTTTGGCAATAAGAACAATCGCGGCCGCAACAACCAACGCCAGAAGCAGCAAGCTCCCAAAGTGGAGATCGCCCATCCGACGCACATCAAGGTTGGCGAGAGCATTGCCGTCAAGGATCTTGCGAGCAAGATGAGCTATACGGCGACCGAAGTCATCAAGAAGCTCATGCTCATGGGCATCATGGCGACGATCAACCAGGAAATCGACTATGAGACAGCGGCGCTCGTTGCCATCGAATTCGGCGTCACCTGTGAGGAATTGCCGCCTGAGACGGATCCAACGGAGATTCCTGAGATCGAGGATGATCCCAAGTCGCTCGTCGTTCGTCCGCCGGTCGTAACCGTCATGGGACATGTCGATCACGGCAAGACGTCGCTCCTCGATGCCATTCGCAAGACATCCGTTTCGACGCACGAGGCGGGCGGCATCACACAGCATATTGGTGCATATCAGGTCATGTGTCAAGGGAAGAAGATTGTCTTCCTTGATACGCCTGGCCATGAGGCGTTCACTGCCATGCGCGCGCGCGGCGCACAGGTTACGGACATCGCGATCCTCGTCGTCGCCGCAGACGACGGCGTCATGCCGCAGACCGTCGAGGCCATTAACCATGCCAAGTCGGCGGGCGTGCCCATCATCGTCGCGATCAACAAGATCGACAAGCCCGGAGCGAATCCCGAGCATGTGAAGCAGGAGCTGTCCGAGCACGAGCTCATTCCTGAGGACTGGGGCGGCGATACCATCATGGTGCCTGTTTCCGCAAAGCAGAAACAAGGCATAAACGATCTTCTTGAAATGGTTCTCCTTGTCGCTGAGGTCAAGGAACTCAAGGCAAATCCGAATCGTGATGCGCGCGGCGTCATCATTGAAGCGCAGCTTGACAAGGGTCGCGGTCCGGTAGCGACCGTCCTCGTGCAGAACGGTACGCTACGGATCGGCGATTCCATTATCGCCGGCACGACCTTCGGCAAGGTGCGTGCGATGATCAATGATCGCGGGGAGAACGTGAAGAAAGCGGGGCCGTCCGTCCCCGTAGAAGTACTCGGTCTTTCCGATGTTCCTGAAGCGGGAGACGTGCTCGCATCACTTGACGAGAAGCTCGCACGCTCCATTGCAAGCAAGCGCATCGAAAAGAAGCGCACCGAGCTCATCCGAAGCAAGAAAGTCTCTTTGGATGACCTCTTCCAGCAGATTCAGGACGGCAACATCAAGGATCTCAACATCGTCATCAAGGCCGATGTGCAGGGTTCTGTGGAAGCATTGGCAAACTCCTTGCTCTCACTCAATAAGAACGACGAAGTGCGCGTCAATATCGTGCATTCCGGCGTCGGCGCCGTCAATGAGTCCGATGTCATGCTCGCTACTGCCTCCAACGCGCTCATCATCGCATTCAACGTGCGTCCTGACGCCAACGCCCGTCGTGTGGCGGATGCGGAAAGCATCGATATCCGTACATATCGCGTCATTTACGATGCGTTGAACGATGTCAAGGACGCCATGTCTGGCATGCTCGCACCGAAGTATAAGGAAGTCGTGCAGGGCAAGGTGGAAATCCGCCAGGTCATGAAATTCTCCAAGGCGCTCGTTGCAGGCTCCTATGTCCTCGAAGGAAAGATCACGAATTCCTCGAAGATCCGCATCCTTCGCGACAACATCGTAGCGTTTGACGGCGAGCTCGATTCTTTGCGCCGCTTTAAAGATGATGTGAAAGAAGTTGCGGCCGGCTACGAATGCGGCATTACAATCAAGGATTACCGCGATTTCCAGGAAGGCGATATCATCGAGGCGTATACGATGGAAGAGATTGAGACATCCATCACGGAAGCGAACAAAGAAGCTGCAAAGAGACGCGATCAACAGGAGCAGACGAAGAAGGATTCCCCCGCTGAAAACGATGCTTGA
- the rnpM gene encoding RNase P modulator RnpM translates to MKGQKNIPERMCLGCRTVHPKKDMIRVVRSPENVYSVDMTGKSPGRGAYICRNEECFRRAEKEHGFERAFKSKMEVAIYETLRKEIFQDEVASKES, encoded by the coding sequence ATGAAAGGCCAGAAAAATATTCCGGAACGCATGTGCTTGGGCTGTCGTACGGTTCATCCGAAAAAGGATATGATTCGTGTCGTCCGAAGCCCGGAAAATGTATATTCCGTAGATATGACAGGCAAAAGCCCTGGACGGGGAGCATATATTTGCCGAAACGAAGAATGTTTCCGCCGTGCAGAAAAGGAGCATGGCTTTGAGCGGGCTTTCAAGAGCAAGATGGAAGTCGCCATATACGAGACGCTGAGAAAAGAAATTTTCCAAGATGAAGTGGCGTCTAAAGAAAGCTGA
- the nusA gene encoding transcription termination factor NusA: MASRKEKVKKKDNDGDFLEAVHALGKERGLEAEVLFAAIEAALSSAYLKDFKTAEQVRVALDRMTGKYHVYATKTVVEEVEDDARQISLADARAVNPNYEVDDKIELEVTPATFGRIAAQTAKQVVVQHIREAERGIVYEEFSNRDGDIVTGRVQRVEAKNVFIDLGKTEAVLTATEQIPGEEYHHGDRIKAYIIEVCKTVKGPRVLVSRTHPGLLKRLFELEVPEIQEGVVEIKSVAREPGMRSKIAVYSKDENVDPVGSSVGHKGMRVQAIVDELRNEKIDIVKWNPEPAKFIANALSPAKVISVAINEEAKESRVVVPDYQLSLAIGKEGQNVRLAAKLTGWKIDIKNEEQAAAETLDESMSVIEVTGEESFTAEGD; the protein is encoded by the coding sequence TTGGCCAGCAGGAAAGAGAAGGTAAAGAAGAAGGATAACGACGGGGATTTTTTGGAAGCCGTACATGCCTTGGGAAAGGAGCGGGGCTTGGAAGCAGAGGTGCTTTTCGCCGCAATCGAAGCGGCTTTGAGTTCTGCTTACCTGAAAGACTTCAAGACTGCCGAACAAGTGCGCGTCGCCTTGGATCGCATGACAGGAAAATACCACGTTTATGCAACGAAAACTGTCGTTGAAGAGGTTGAGGACGACGCCCGACAGATTTCTCTTGCAGATGCGCGCGCCGTCAATCCCAATTATGAGGTTGATGACAAGATCGAACTGGAGGTGACTCCTGCAACGTTCGGGCGCATTGCCGCACAGACGGCGAAGCAGGTCGTCGTGCAGCATATCCGCGAAGCGGAACGCGGCATCGTCTATGAGGAATTTTCCAATCGTGACGGCGATATCGTCACGGGTCGTGTGCAGCGCGTAGAAGCAAAGAATGTATTCATCGACCTCGGCAAAACGGAAGCTGTCCTCACAGCGACAGAGCAGATCCCGGGGGAAGAGTACCACCACGGCGATCGCATCAAGGCATATATCATCGAGGTCTGCAAGACGGTCAAAGGGCCGCGGGTTCTCGTATCGAGAACGCATCCAGGGCTTTTGAAGAGGCTTTTCGAGCTTGAAGTTCCCGAGATTCAAGAAGGTGTCGTGGAAATCAAGTCCGTGGCGCGCGAGCCTGGCATGCGCTCAAAAATCGCCGTCTATTCCAAGGACGAGAATGTCGATCCCGTAGGCTCGAGCGTCGGTCATAAAGGGATGCGCGTGCAGGCGATCGTCGATGAGCTGAGAAATGAAAAAATTGATATTGTCAAGTGGAATCCCGAGCCTGCAAAGTTCATCGCGAACGCCTTGAGCCCTGCAAAAGTCATTTCCGTGGCAATCAATGAAGAGGCGAAGGAGTCGCGTGTCGTGGTGCCCGACTATCAGCTTTCTCTTGCCATCGGCAAGGAAGGACAGAACGTCCGCTTGGCGGCCAAACTGACAGGCTGGAAAATCGATATCAAAAATGAAGAGCAGGCGGCGGCAGAGACGCTCGATGAGTCCATGAGCGTCATCGAGGTTACAGGCGAGGAATCCTTTACGGCTGAGGGCGACTGA
- a CDS encoding ribosome maturation factor RimP: MAKHIEEAVEAIVQEIVQDSNLEVVDVEYVKERDWYLRVYLDKEGGIEIDDCQRVSETLEQILDEKDLLTEAYILEVSSPGLDRVLKKARDFEREQGKAVDVTFYAPVDGKKTWVGTLTGYDPGKNAIVLDGEKELPLEKIAQVRLHIDF; encoded by the coding sequence GTGGCAAAACACATAGAAGAGGCCGTTGAGGCTATCGTACAAGAGATCGTTCAGGATTCCAACTTGGAAGTTGTCGATGTCGAGTATGTCAAGGAGCGCGACTGGTATTTGCGCGTCTACCTTGATAAAGAAGGCGGCATTGAGATTGACGACTGTCAGAGGGTCAGCGAAACGCTTGAGCAGATTCTTGATGAAAAAGATTTGCTGACGGAGGCATATATCCTCGAAGTATCGTCTCCAGGGCTCGACCGCGTCTTGAAAAAAGCGCGCGACTTTGAACGCGAGCAGGGGAAAGCGGTAGATGTGACATTCTATGCGCCTGTCGACGGCAAAAAGACGTGGGTAGGAACGCTTACAGGATACGACCCGGGAAAGAATGCCATCGTGTTGGATGGGGAAAAAGAATTGCCTTTGGAAAAAATAGCACAGGTGCGTCTGCACATAGATTTTTAA
- the murB gene encoding UDP-N-acetylmuramate dehydrogenase has translation MDLQSNQKFVDEIRSRMAPEHILLNEPMKEHTTFRIGGPADCLILPASMEDVAFVFQCLKRHDIPFVILGNGSNVLVLDKGIRGVVIKFNSPISAIRKKNNTLTAGAGALLRDVSEFAAENSLSGMEFACGIPGSIGGAVFMNAGAYDGEMKNIVSAVRAISPKGEIVQFAANELDFGYRHSIFQENGCAICEVDLTLASGNAEEIKEKIAGFTERRESKQPLEMPSAGSTFKRPEGHYAGTLIEQTGLKGFTVGGAQVSDKHAGFVVNAGDATAKDVLELIRQVQDRVFEKHHVKLFPEVRILGEA, from the coding sequence ATGGATTTGCAAAGCAATCAGAAATTTGTTGACGAGATTCGCAGTCGAATGGCACCGGAGCATATCCTCTTAAATGAACCGATGAAGGAGCATACGACATTTCGGATCGGCGGGCCGGCGGACTGTTTGATCTTGCCTGCATCCATGGAAGATGTGGCGTTCGTTTTCCAATGTTTGAAAAGACATGATATTCCCTTTGTGATCCTTGGCAATGGCTCAAACGTGCTCGTATTGGACAAGGGGATTCGCGGAGTCGTCATCAAGTTTAATTCTCCGATTTCTGCCATTCGGAAGAAGAATAATACACTCACAGCAGGGGCAGGTGCGCTTCTTCGTGATGTATCGGAATTTGCGGCTGAAAACAGTCTTTCCGGCATGGAATTTGCCTGTGGTATACCAGGAAGCATAGGTGGAGCCGTATTTATGAATGCCGGGGCTTACGACGGAGAAATGAAGAACATCGTTTCTGCGGTTCGCGCGATTTCTCCAAAGGGGGAGATCGTGCAGTTTGCGGCAAATGAATTGGATTTCGGCTATCGTCACAGCATATTTCAAGAGAACGGCTGTGCAATCTGCGAGGTTGACCTGACTCTTGCGTCAGGCAATGCAGAGGAAATCAAAGAAAAGATCGCCGGTTTCACCGAACGCAGGGAAAGCAAGCAGCCATTGGAGATGCCAAGTGCCGGCAGCACATTCAAGCGCCCTGAAGGACACTATGCGGGAACTTTGATTGAACAAACAGGACTCAAGGGCTTCACTGTCGGCGGAGCGCAGGTTTCTGATAAACATGCAGGATTCGTCGTGAATGCGGGGGACGCCACGGCGAAAGATGTGTTGGAGCTTATCCGGCAAGTACAAGACCGTGTGTTTGAAAAGCACCACGTCAAGCTGTTCCCCGAAGTTCGCATCTTGGGGGAAGCGTAA
- a CDS encoding tRNA (cytidine(34)-2'-O)-methyltransferase, translated as MHIVLIEPEIPGNTGNIARLCAVSGIELHLVKPLGFSVEDKYLKRAGLDYWHLVKVHYHENFSEVLRLFAGRQFYYCSKKAPRSYDAVSYTEDDFLVFGKETAGIPEALLEEHWEDCIRIPMRLGARSLNLSSAAAIVAYEAMRQIGFPGLESSGHWHEN; from the coding sequence TTGCATATCGTTTTGATTGAGCCGGAGATCCCCGGCAATACGGGAAATATCGCGCGTCTCTGTGCTGTCAGCGGTATAGAACTGCATCTCGTCAAACCTTTGGGATTTTCGGTCGAGGACAAGTATCTGAAGCGTGCGGGACTCGACTATTGGCACTTGGTGAAGGTGCATTATCACGAAAATTTCTCCGAGGTTCTGCGTCTTTTTGCAGGCCGACAATTTTATTACTGCTCAAAAAAGGCGCCTCGATCTTACGATGCTGTATCTTATACCGAAGATGACTTCCTCGTTTTCGGCAAAGAAACAGCGGGGATTCCTGAAGCTTTGCTTGAAGAGCACTGGGAGGACTGCATACGCATTCCCATGCGCCTTGGAGCGCGTTCCTTGAACCTTTCGAGTGCCGCTGCCATCGTGGCCTATGAAGCCATGCGTCAGATTGGTTTTCCAGGGCTCGAATCTTCCGGACATTGGCATGAAAATTGA
- the ilvD gene encoding dihydroxy-acid dehydratase yields the protein MRSDVVKKGATRCAHRSLFHAMGYGPEDLQKPLIGICNSFNEVIPGHIHLREIAAAAKLGVAAAGGTPLEFPAIGVCDGIAMGHTGMKYSLASRELIADSIESVAMASGFDGLVLIPNCDKVVPGMLMAAARLNIPAIVVSGGPMLAGRFHGQDVSVSQSFEAAGKFAAGLIDESVMEELEEQACPSCGSCAGLFTANTMNSLTEVLGMGLPGNGTIPAAYTGARRLLAKRAGAVIMELIKNDVKPRDIMTREAFENAITVDMGVGGSSNTVLHLTAIAHEAGIELPAPLFDEISRRTPYLTKLSPAGKHHMQDLNEAGGLPAVMKELSRKGLIHLDALTVTGTVAERIKDAKIVRPDVIRTVDDPYRKQGGLAILQGNLAPDYAVVKASAVAEDMLVYKGTAKCFSSEEAGVNAIMAGEIHDGDVVVIRYEGPKGGPGMQEMLNPTAVITGMGLKVALITDGRFSGASQGACIGHISPEAMAGGPIALIEDGDIISIDIPNRSLRLDVSDDELARRKAAWKKPEPKIKTGYLARYAKLTTSASTGAVLQ from the coding sequence ATGAGAAGTGATGTTGTAAAAAAAGGGGCGACGCGCTGTGCGCATCGATCCTTGTTCCATGCGATGGGCTATGGTCCTGAGGATTTGCAGAAGCCGCTGATTGGCATTTGCAACTCATTTAATGAGGTGATTCCTGGGCATATCCACTTGCGCGAGATTGCTGCGGCGGCGAAGCTCGGTGTGGCTGCCGCTGGCGGTACGCCGTTGGAGTTTCCTGCCATCGGTGTTTGCGACGGCATTGCCATGGGGCATACGGGAATGAAGTATTCGCTCGCCAGCCGCGAACTTATCGCCGACTCCATCGAGTCCGTGGCAATGGCATCGGGCTTTGACGGACTCGTGCTCATTCCAAACTGCGACAAAGTCGTGCCCGGCATGTTGATGGCGGCGGCACGCTTGAATATTCCGGCGATCGTCGTCAGCGGCGGACCGATGCTCGCGGGACGCTTCCACGGACAGGATGTCAGTGTCAGCCAGTCTTTTGAAGCGGCGGGCAAATTTGCCGCAGGACTCATTGACGAAAGCGTCATGGAAGAGCTTGAAGAGCAGGCATGTCCGAGCTGCGGTTCCTGTGCCGGACTTTTTACGGCAAACACGATGAACAGTTTGACGGAAGTTCTCGGCATGGGGCTGCCGGGCAATGGCACGATTCCCGCGGCTTATACGGGAGCGCGCAGACTCTTGGCGAAACGTGCCGGCGCCGTCATCATGGAACTCATCAAAAACGATGTGAAGCCGCGTGACATCATGACGCGCGAGGCCTTTGAAAATGCCATCACGGTGGATATGGGCGTGGGAGGCTCTTCGAACACCGTGCTTCACCTGACTGCCATTGCCCATGAGGCCGGTATAGAGCTTCCAGCGCCGCTCTTCGACGAAATCAGCCGCCGCACGCCGTATCTGACGAAGCTCAGTCCAGCAGGGAAGCATCACATGCAGGATCTCAATGAGGCGGGCGGCTTGCCCGCCGTCATGAAGGAGCTTTCGCGCAAGGGACTCATTCATCTCGACGCTTTGACCGTCACGGGCACGGTAGCAGAGCGCATCAAGGATGCGAAAATCGTGCGTCCCGATGTCATCCGCACGGTCGATGACCCTTACCGCAAGCAGGGAGGCCTTGCGATTTTGCAGGGAAATCTGGCACCGGACTACGCTGTTGTCAAAGCGTCAGCTGTGGCTGAAGATATGCTCGTCTATAAGGGAACGGCGAAATGTTTTTCCTCGGAAGAGGCCGGCGTCAACGCCATCATGGCGGGTGAGATTCATGACGGTGATGTCGTCGTCATACGCTACGAAGGCCCGAAGGGAGGCCCCGGCATGCAGGAGATGCTGAATCCGACGGCCGTCATCACAGGCATGGGGCTGAAGGTGGCGCTCATCACGGACGGACGTTTCAGCGGGGCGAGTCAGGGAGCCTGCATCGGGCATATCTCACCCGAAGCCATGGCGGGAGGTCCCATCGCGCTCATTGAAGACGGTGACATCATCTCGATTGACATTCCCAATCGCTCGCTGCGCTTGGATGTCAGTGATGACGAACTTGCGCGGCGCAAGGCAGCATGGAAGAAGCCGGAACCGAAGATTAAGACAGGCTACCTCGCTCGCTACGCCAAACTCACGACATCGGCGAGCACGGGCGCTGTTCTGCAATAA
- the cobO gene encoding cob(I)yrinic acid a,c-diamide adenosyltransferase: MKRKGLVLVHTGEGKGKTTAAIGLAVRAWGDGFRILILQFIKGSWKYGELSALKALAEIDGRIEIRPTGIGFTRNASSEEMAVHREKARTALQEALTEMTSGQWDMIILDEINYALNFGLLEEQEVLELLSQKPTELHLVLTGRHALPAIIDCADLVTEMRLIKHPFQKGIRAQKGIEF; encoded by the coding sequence ATGAAAAGAAAAGGACTTGTTCTCGTGCACACGGGTGAGGGAAAAGGGAAGACGACGGCGGCAATCGGTCTTGCTGTGCGCGCTTGGGGGGATGGCTTTCGCATTCTGATTTTGCAATTTATCAAGGGAAGCTGGAAGTATGGCGAACTTTCCGCGCTCAAGGCTCTTGCCGAAATTGACGGACGCATAGAAATCCGTCCGACGGGCATAGGATTTACAAGGAACGCTTCTTCAGAAGAAATGGCGGTACACAGGGAAAAAGCGCGGACGGCACTGCAGGAAGCCTTAACGGAAATGACGAGCGGGCAATGGGACATGATCATCCTCGATGAAATCAATTATGCCTTGAACTTCGGTTTGCTTGAGGAGCAGGAGGTATTGGAACTTTTATCGCAAAAACCCACAGAGCTTCATCTTGTATTGACGGGGAGGCACGCCTTGCCGGCCATCATAGACTGCGCCGATCTCGTGACGGAAATGAGACTCATAAAGCATCCGTTTCAAAAGGGCATACGTGCGCAAAAAGGAATTGAGTTCTAA